One genomic region from Bubalus bubalis isolate 160015118507 breed Murrah chromosome 24, NDDB_SH_1, whole genome shotgun sequence encodes:
- the CRYM gene encoding ketimine reductase mu-crystallin, with protein MSSRPVFLSAADVQDHLRSSSLLIAPLETALANFSSGPDGGVVQPVRTVVPVAKHRGFLGVMPAYSAAEDALTTKLVTFYEGHSSTSTVPSHQATVLLFQPSNGSLLAVMDGNVITAKRTAAVSAIATKFLKPPNSEVLCILGAGVQAYSHYEIFTEQFFFKEVRIWNRTKENAEKFVNTVPGEVRICSSVQEAVTGADVIITVTMATEPILFGEWVKPGAHINAIGASRPDWRELDDELMKQAVLYVDSQEAALKESGDVLLSGAEIFAELGEVVKGVKPAHCEKTTVFKSLGMAVEDMVAAKLVYDSWSSGK; from the exons ATGAGCTCGAGGCCGGTGTTCCTGAGCGCGGCTGATGTACAGGACCACCTCCGCAGCTCCAGCCTGCTCATCGCGCCTCTGGAGACCGCTCTGGCCAACTTCTCCAGCGGCCCCGACGGAGGAGTCGTGCAGCCTGTGCGCACCGTGGTGCCAGTAGCCAAGCACAGGGG GTTCCTGGGGGTCATGCCTGCCTACAGTGCAGCAGAGGACGCCCTGACCACCAAGCTGGTCACCTTCTACGAGGGCCACAGCAGCACCTCCACTGTCCCCTCTCATCAGGCTACCGTGCTACTCTTCCAGCCGAGCAATGGCTCCCTTCTGGCG GTCATGGATGGAAATGTCATAACTGCAAAGAGAACAGCTGCAGTGTCTGCCATTGCCACCAAG TTTTTGAAACCTCCCAACAGTGAAGTGTTGTGTATCCTTGGAGCTGGGGTCCAGGCTTACAGCCATTATGAGATCTTCACAGAACAGTTCTTCTTTAAGGAG GTGAGAATATGGAACCGCACcaaagaaaatgcagagaagtTTGTGAACACAGTGCCAGGAGAAGTGCGGATCTGTTCATCGGTCCAGGAGGCTGTGACAGGGGCAGATGTGATCATCACAGTCACCATGGCAACAGAGCCCATTTTGTTTGGTGAATGGGTGAAGCCTGGGGCTCACATCAATG CTATCGGCGCCAGCAGACCGGACTGGAGAGAGCTGGATGACGAGCTCATGAAACAGGCTGTGCTGTATGTGGATTCCCAGGAGGCCGCCCTGAAAGAGTCTGGAGATGTCCTCTTGTCAGGG GCCGAGATCTTCGCTGAGCTGGGAGAAGTGGTGAAGGGAGTGAAACCAGCCCACTGTGAGAAAACTACCGTGTTCAAGTCTCTGG GAATGGCGGTAGAAGACATGGTTGCAGCCAAACTAGTATATGATTCCTGGTCATCTGGTAAATGA